TTTTGGTTTTGCCGTATTAATATGTAGTGGTGGTTATGGCAACGTATATTATCTTTCTACCAATGCGATGGGTAGTAACGTAACAGCGGCTTGGAAAGCACACAAACAGGGAGCTTATTTTGCCAATGCTTGTATGACACAAATTCATCCTACTTGTATTCCGGTTTCCGGCGACCATCAATCTAAACTGACTTTGATGTCTGAGTCATTGCGCAATGATGGGAGAATTTGGGTACCAAAACAAAAAGGAGATACACGCAAAGGCAATCAAATACCGGAAGATGAAAGAGATTATTATTTAGAAAGAAGATATCCTGCCTTCGGAAATCTTGTACCACGTGACGTAGCTTCTCGCGCTGCGAAAGAAAGATGTGATGCGGGTTATGGTGTAGGGACTTCTAAACAAGCAGTTTTCCTTGACTTCAGAGAAGCGATTAATAGATATGGAAAAGTAGAATGCGGAAAACATGGTATAGAGAATCCTTCGGAAGAGGTAATTCGTGAACATGGATTAGCCGTAATAAAAGAAAAATACGGGAATTTATTCGATATGTATGCCAAGATTACTGGCGAAGATCCTTATCAAGTTCCCATGCGTATTTATCCGGCTGTTCACTACGTTATGGGCGGTCTGTGGGTAGATTACGAGTTGATGACTTCCGTAGAAGGTCTGTATTGTTTGGGTGAAGCAAACTTTAGTGATCATGGAGCAAACCGTTTAGGGGCTTCTGCCTTGATGCAAGGTTTGGCTGATGGATATTTTGTAATCCCATACACTTTAGGAAATTATTTGGCTAACGAAATATATAACAAACCTACTTCAACAGATCATCCTGCATTTGCAGAAGCAGAGAAAAATGTGGCTGATAGAATCAGTAAATTGATGGATATCAAAGGCAAACACTCTGTCGATTATTTCCATAAGAAATTAGGGAAAATTATGTGGGAAAAATGCGGAATGTCCCGTAATGAAGAAGGTCTTAAAGAAGCGATTGAAGAAATTCGTACACTTAGAAATGAATATTGGAATAATGTACGCATACCGGGGACGGATAAAGAATTTAACCCTGAATTGGATAAAGCTGGTAGAGTCGCTGACTTTATTGAGTTAGGTGAGCTTATGTGCATAGATGCTCTTAATCGTAAGGAGAGCTGTGGCGCACATTTCAGAGAAGATTCGCAAACACCAGATGGCGAAGCTTTGCGTAATGACGAAGAATATATGTACGTATCAGCATGGGAGTTTAAAGAAGCGGGTGACTGGCAACTACATAAAGAGGAGTTGAATTATACTAAATTAATGCCAACACAAAGGAATTATAAATAATTTGAAAAAACGAAAATGTAGTAATTTGAAATAGTTTTCCAAATTACGCTAGAGTGATTGACGCTACATTTTCAATTGTCAAATTTCCAAATTATCAAATTAAGAAATATGGAACACTACGATATGCATTTGACGTTAAAAGTTTGGCGTCAGCCCAATGGGAATACAGCGGGCGATTTTAAAATTTATGAGGTAAATAATATCTCTTCAGAAATGTCTTTCTTAGAGATGTTCGATGTACTCAATGAAAGACTAATCAACGAGGGCGAAGACCCGATTGCATTTGACCACGATTGTAGAGAAGGAATTTGTGGTGCTTGCTCTATGGTCATTGACGGTAAACCACATGGGCCTTGGGCGCAAAATACTACTTGTCAATTGCATATGCGTGCCTTTAAAGATGGCGATACAATTGTCGTTGAACCTTGGCGTGCCAAAGCATTCCCGGTAATAAAAGACTTGGTCGTTGATCGTTCTTCTTTCGACCGTATTATTCAAGCAGGTGGTTATATTTCTGTAAATACAGGAAATGCAGTAGATGCTAATTCATTACCAATTGAAAAGAAAAAAGCAGACGATGCATTTGCTGCTGCAGCTTGTATCGGTTGTGGTGCCTGCGTTGCAGCTTGTAAAAATAGTTCTGCTTTATTATTTACAAGTGCCAAAGTTGCACAATTATCATTATTGCCACAAGGTGCTCCGGAACGTAGAACACGCGTTTTGGATATGGTAGCACAAATGGATAAAGAAGGGTTTGGTTCTTGTACTTCTACTGGTGCTTGCGAAGCAACTTGTCCTAAAGGCATTTCTATAACCAATATCGCCAAATTAAATAAAGAATATTTCTGGGCTTCACTTACAAGTGAATAAGAAATTTTCATTTACAAAATATAAGCTGAACAAAAATAAATGTTCAGCTTTTTTATGCTACACTATTTTTGGGATAAATATTATACACCCTATCACAAAGGCAGTTATAGCTGCTATAAGTACAGCAGCAGCCGACAAATCTTTTATTTGCTTTATCAACTCATGTTTTTCAGGAGAAACAAAATCGCAAAGTTTTTCAAAGGCTGTATTTATAATCTCCATCGAGAAAACAAATCCAATAGCAAAGCAAACAGTCATCCATTCTTGGGAAGATATCTTAAAATAAAAACCAAAGCAAAAAACCAGAATAGTTGCTGTCAAATGGATCCAAGCGTTATGTTCGGATTGCAATAGGGTTTTAATTCCTTGAAAAGCAAAACGAAAACTTGCGGCTCTTTTCTTCAACGAAAATTTTTCTTTTTCCTCTTTCATTAGAAACTAAGCTTTGGGGTGTGCCTTTTTATGAATGTCTTTCAATTTCTCTATCGTATTATGCGTATAGACTTGCGTAGCAGCAAGACTTGTGTGTCCTAATAATTCTTTCACCGCATTCAAGTCAGCACCATGATTCATCAAATGTGTAGCAAAACTATGTCTTAAAATATGTGGGCTTTTTTTCTGCATGCTCGTTACTTCGCTCAATAATTTCTTTACAGCGTTGTACACTTTTTTAGGATAAAGCGCTTTACCGTTTTTCATTACAAAAAAATTATCCACCCCTTCTAATCTATTGGATTTTTCAGTTAGATATAATTGCATGTCCGTCAACAAATCTTTAGAAATAGGAACAATTCTTTCTTTATTGCCCTTGCCCAAAACTCTTATCTGGCAATAACTTTCATCAATTTGGTTTTCCTTTAAATTGATTAATTCACTTAAACGAATACCCGATTCGTAAAACAGTTTTACAATTAAATGATTGGTGCGCTGTTCCCAAAAATCTTTCTCGTCGATAATTCCTTCAATTCTTTTTTCAGAGATTAACTCAAAAGCTTCTTCTTCTTTTAAAAAAGATGGAAGACGCTTATTTAGTTTAGGTAAAACGAGTGTTGCCAAGGGCGATCGAATAATGACAGATTCCTTTAACAAAAATCTATAAAAAGATTTAAGGCTAGAAGCTTTGCGATGAATGCTTTTATTGCCGGCCTCATTTTTTTCTTTCAAAGCAGCCATCCAAGACCTTACCATAAAAGGTTCAACTACTTCTACTTTTGTATCGGGATATTGAACAAAAAGATAATCCACAAATTGCAATAAATCAGTTTTATATGCAATAATTGTATGCTTCGAATATCTTTTCTCAAATTGGAGATAATCAAAAAATGATTGTAAATATGATGAAGTATTGCCCATAAAAAATTAGCCATAAAGTTAGGAACTTTATGGCTAAAATATAGTTGTTTGATAAAAGCAGAAACTACTTCTCGATTTTGCCAGAAGCAATATTTTGCTTGTAGATAGCTTTTAAAACTTCTTCACGACGTGTTACCGAAGGCTTTGTGAAGTTTTGACGTTCTCTTAAACGCAATAACGTTTTGCTTTTCTCAAATTTCTTTTTATACTTTTTGAGTGCTTTATCGATGTTTTCACAATCTTTTGAATCAATAATCAACATAATTTATATACCCCCTTTTGGTTAAAAGATGCGCAAAGTTAGCAATTTTACTTAGAAAGTAAAAATTATTATTAAATAAATTAAAAATGCACCCAAAGTAAATATTGGATGCATTTATTATTGAGAAATCCTTCGATTAATAATCCATTCCCATTCCGCCGCCTGGCATAGCTGGCATAGCTGGAGATTTTGGTTCTGGTTTATCTGCAATTACACATTCGGTAGTCAATAACATACCTGCAATGGATGCAGCATTTTCTAAAGCGATACGGCTAACCTTTGTAGGGTCAATAACACCTGCTTTGAATAAGGGTTCAAAAACTTCAGTACGTGCGTTAAAGCCGTAATCAGCTTTGTTTTCTTTAATTGTTTGTACAACAATCGAACCTTCAACTCCACAGTTAGAAACGATTTGACGAAGAGGTTCTTCGATTGCGCGTTTTACAATAGCGATACCGGTTGTTTCATCTTCGTTGCTTCCTTTTAATTTTTCCAATGCAATAGTTGCACGAATATAAGCAACACCGCCACCTGGTACAATACCTTCTTCAACAGCTGCGCGCGTTGCGTGCAAAGCGTCGTCAACACGATCTTTCTTTTCTTTCATTTCAACTTCCGTTGCAGCACCTACATAAAGAACAGCTACACCGCCAGCTAATTTAGCCAAACGTTCTTGTAATTTTTCTTTATCGTAATCAGAAGTTGTTGTTCCTAGTTGTGCTTTAATTTGTGCTACACGAGATTGAATATCTGCCTTTTTACCTTTACCGTTTACAATTGTTGTATTATCTTTATTAATCGTAACTGAAGCTGCACGTCCAAGAGAAGTTAAATCTGCTCCTTCTAAAGTAAAGCCTTGTTCTTCGCTGATTACAGTACCGCCTGTTAATACAGCGATATCTTGCAACATTTCTTTACGACGATCACCAAAGCCTGGTGCTTTTACAGCAGCAACTTTTAACTGACCACGCAATTTATTTACAACTAAAGTAGATAGTGCTTCCCCTTCTAAATCTTCTGCAATAATTAATAGAGAAGAAGAAGATTGAACAACTTTTTCTAATAATGGAAGAATATCTTTTAAGCCAGAGATTTTTTTGTCGAAAATCAAGATGTAAGGATTTTGCATTTCTACTTCCATCTTTTCAGTGTTGGTAACAAAGTAAGCAGAAATATAACCGCGGTCAAATTGCATACCTTCTACAATATCAACAGTTGTTTCTGTACCTTTTGCCTCTTCAACAGTGATAACACCTTCTTTGCCTACTTTAGCAAAAGCTTGTGCAATCAACTTTCCAATTTCAGGGTCGTTGTTAGCAGAGATAGCAGCAACTTGTTCAATTTTCTTATTGTCGTTGCCAACAGTTTGAGATTGTGCTTTAAGGTTATCAACTATTTTAGCAACAGCTTTGTCGATACCGCGTTTCAAATCCATTGGATTTGCGCCGGCAGCAACATTTTTCAAACCTTCGCTAATAATTGCTTGAGCCAAAACGGTTGCCGTAGTTGTACCATCACCTGCAATATCTGCGGTTTTAGATGCTACTTCTTTCACCATTTGAGCACCCATATTTTCAATGGCGTCTTCTAGTTCAATTTCTTTTGCAACAGTCACACCATCTTTAGTTACAGCAGGTGCGCCGAATTTTTTTTCTATTACTACGTTGCGACCTTTAGGCCCCAATGTTACTTTTACCGCATTGGCCAAAGTGTCAACACCTTTTTTCATTTTGTTCCTTGCATCAATGTCAAAGAATATCTGTTTTGCCATAATTTTTATTTATTAATTCGTTTGTGATAATTAAAATGTGGAATATCTTCATAAATGAGTGGAATATGCATCAACACATTTATATGCTATCTTCCACTTGATTCCCATTTGTTTTAGATGATAGCTACGATATCGCTTTCGCGCATTATTAAATACTCAGTGCCTTCAATTTCAATTTCTTGACCGGCATATTTTCCATACAAAACATTATCGCCTGTTTTTACAGTCAATGGTTCATCTTTCTTTCCAGCACCCACGGCTACGATAGTACCGCGTTGAGGTTTTTCTTTAGCTGTATCTGGAATAATAATGCCGCCGGCACTTTTCTTTTCTGCTGCCGCAGCTTTTACCACTACTCTATCATGAAGCGGAGTGATATTTAGTTTTTTAGCCATAATCTGTGTTATTTAAAATTTGAGTTTGAGATTATTTTTAATCAAACAGAGTCAAGCAATTTTTCTGCCAGTTAAAAAACAAAGGTCAAATTTTCATTATTGGCTGCTAAGAAGATAATTTAATGGGGCGAATTTGTCATATTAAAATAAATCAATAGTGATAAGTGACAAAATTGCATAAAATAAAACAAGAAAGGCTTTCTGATTGTTTCTCTTTACTCTATCGTAATAGTATGTCCAAAATAGGCACGAAGAGAATCTTTTATATGCAATGTGTCAGCCGGTTTTGCCTTTTCATCTGTCACATATAATCTATAGATTGTTTTACCATTTACCCTAATGCTGTCAGTAGATACAATATTGCCGTAGTTTTTGAGCTGCGTTACTCTCTTATTAATACCTTGTAAATTGTCAAATGTCTGGATAATAAACTTATAGCCATCCACTTTCGATGATGTTATTTTAACTACTGGGGCAGAAATATCCTTTCTCTCAGCAATCTTTTCATTCTTAATAGAGTCTTTTTTCACCTGATTATCTGTAAAAAAATCTGGTTTAGATTTTACATAATAAAACCCAAATGCAATGATACCAATTAGTAGTATCGCTAGAATCCAACGGCCTAAATTGCGGCTTCCTTTTCTTTTTGAGGCATAATTTACGGAAGAAAGCATGGGTGACCCGCTCTGATGTGCTTCATCATATTTTTTATGAAATGCTGTTTCTTTGAACCCGTCCGGTGCAGTAGTGCTGAACGAATATGTTCCATTATTTTCTGCATGGATAAAGCCAATACCATCTATTTCCAAAGGCTTTGAACCAATGTTCATCAATTGACGAGATTGATCTAAAAAATATTCCAAATCCGATTGTACTAATAACAATGGTTTTTGTAAAATTCCTGCTAAATAATGAACGAAATCGGGAGTAGTTTCTGCTTTCTTATCATATACAAAAACAGCCTCCGAAAGCAATTCACCTTCCTCATTGGTTTGTGGATTCTCTGGTAAAGACAGTTCACCTATTTTTTCCAAAGAAATAAACCCGTTTTGACGTAAAAAATCGCTTATGTAATGGGAAGAAATATTCACAATATTTGCTTTTTTAATAATAAGAAAAATGGCGGTATGCAAGTTTAAATTATTTTTCATTAAAAATGGGTAATAGATACGTTTATTTTATATCATTATTTAATAATTAACTGTCGTATAGCATAAGATAGGTTACACTTTTTGAGAACCGTTAAGAAATATATATTTCAGTTTGACCCTTAAGGGTTTTTAAGGGTCGTATTCGTAGCAATACATAGGTAACAGTTTTTATTTTAGTTCTTTGACATAAGACAGGTTTCTACCAATCAATGGCGGTAATCGTGTAAGGGAAGGTTTGAACAATTTCATAGTTCTGTCGGATGTTGAGGCAATGATTTTCTATATTTACTTCAGCGACCACATAGCTGTACTTAAATCGTTCGTGCAGGATAAAACACTCATTAGGCAAGCGAAGTTTCAAATCACTTCGGATGTATCGGATATAATACACGCAACCTCCGCGAAGCGGTATATGGACTTT
The Arachidicoccus soli DNA segment above includes these coding regions:
- a CDS encoding diacylglycerol kinase family protein is translated as MKEEKEKFSLKKRAASFRFAFQGIKTLLQSEHNAWIHLTATILVFCFGFYFKISSQEWMTVCFAIGFVFSMEIINTAFEKLCDFVSPEKHELIKQIKDLSAAAVLIAAITAFVIGCIIFIPKIV
- a CDS encoding co-chaperone GroES; protein product: MAKKLNITPLHDRVVVKAAAAEKKSAGGIIIPDTAKEKPQRGTIVAVGAGKKDEPLTVKTGDNVLYGKYAGQEIEIEGTEYLIMRESDIVAII
- a CDS encoding fumarate reductase/succinate dehydrogenase flavoprotein subunit, whose protein sequence is MALDSKIPAGPLENKWSEYKEHCKLINPANKRKLEIIVIGTGLAGASAAASLGEMGYKVKSFCFQDSPRRAHSIAAQGGINAAKNYQNDGDSVYRLFYDTLKGGDYRSRESNVWRLAEVSASIIDQCVAQGVPFAREYGGLLSNRSFGGVQVQRTFYAAGQTGQQLLLGAYSALERQVALGTVTVYDRHEMLDIVKIDGKARGIIARNLITGELERHFGFAVLICSGGYGNVYYLSTNAMGSNVTAAWKAHKQGAYFANACMTQIHPTCIPVSGDHQSKLTLMSESLRNDGRIWVPKQKGDTRKGNQIPEDERDYYLERRYPAFGNLVPRDVASRAAKERCDAGYGVGTSKQAVFLDFREAINRYGKVECGKHGIENPSEEVIREHGLAVIKEKYGNLFDMYAKITGEDPYQVPMRIYPAVHYVMGGLWVDYELMTSVEGLYCLGEANFSDHGANRLGASALMQGLADGYFVIPYTLGNYLANEIYNKPTSTDHPAFAEAEKNVADRISKLMDIKGKHSVDYFHKKLGKIMWEKCGMSRNEEGLKEAIEEIRTLRNEYWNNVRIPGTDKEFNPELDKAGRVADFIELGELMCIDALNRKESCGAHFREDSQTPDGEALRNDEEYMYVSAWEFKEAGDWQLHKEELNYTKLMPTQRNYK
- a CDS encoding succinate dehydrogenase/fumarate reductase iron-sulfur subunit, which codes for MEHYDMHLTLKVWRQPNGNTAGDFKIYEVNNISSEMSFLEMFDVLNERLINEGEDPIAFDHDCREGICGACSMVIDGKPHGPWAQNTTCQLHMRAFKDGDTIVVEPWRAKAFPVIKDLVVDRSSFDRIIQAGGYISVNTGNAVDANSLPIEKKKADDAFAAAACIGCGACVAACKNSSALLFTSAKVAQLSLLPQGAPERRTRVLDMVAQMDKEGFGSCTSTGACEATCPKGISITNIAKLNKEYFWASLTSE
- a CDS encoding SPOR domain-containing protein, producing the protein MKNNLNLHTAIFLIIKKANIVNISSHYISDFLRQNGFISLEKIGELSLPENPQTNEEGELLSEAVFVYDKKAETTPDFVHYLAGILQKPLLLVQSDLEYFLDQSRQLMNIGSKPLEIDGIGFIHAENNGTYSFSTTAPDGFKETAFHKKYDEAHQSGSPMLSSVNYASKRKGSRNLGRWILAILLIGIIAFGFYYVKSKPDFFTDNQVKKDSIKNEKIAERKDISAPVVKITSSKVDGYKFIIQTFDNLQGINKRVTQLKNYGNIVSTDSIRVNGKTIYRLYVTDEKAKPADTLHIKDSLRAYFGHTITIE
- the groL gene encoding chaperonin GroEL (60 kDa chaperone family; promotes refolding of misfolded polypeptides especially under stressful conditions; forms two stacked rings of heptamers to form a barrel-shaped 14mer; ends can be capped by GroES; misfolded proteins enter the barrel where they are refolded when GroES binds) produces the protein MAKQIFFDIDARNKMKKGVDTLANAVKVTLGPKGRNVVIEKKFGAPAVTKDGVTVAKEIELEDAIENMGAQMVKEVASKTADIAGDGTTTATVLAQAIISEGLKNVAAGANPMDLKRGIDKAVAKIVDNLKAQSQTVGNDNKKIEQVAAISANNDPEIGKLIAQAFAKVGKEGVITVEEAKGTETTVDIVEGMQFDRGYISAYFVTNTEKMEVEMQNPYILIFDKKISGLKDILPLLEKVVQSSSSLLIIAEDLEGEALSTLVVNKLRGQLKVAAVKAPGFGDRRKEMLQDIAVLTGGTVISEEQGFTLEGADLTSLGRAASVTINKDNTTIVNGKGKKADIQSRVAQIKAQLGTTTSDYDKEKLQERLAKLAGGVAVLYVGAATEVEMKEKKDRVDDALHATRAAVEEGIVPGGGVAYIRATIALEKLKGSNEDETTGIAIVKRAIEEPLRQIVSNCGVEGSIVVQTIKENKADYGFNARTEVFEPLFKAGVIDPTKVSRIALENAASIAGMLLTTECVIADKPEPKSPAMPAMPGGGMGMDY
- the rpsU gene encoding 30S ribosomal protein S21, whose product is MLIIDSKDCENIDKALKKYKKKFEKSKTLLRLRERQNFTKPSVTRREEVLKAIYKQNIASGKIEK
- a CDS encoding tyrosine-type recombinase/integrase: MGNTSSYLQSFFDYLQFEKRYSKHTIIAYKTDLLQFVDYLFVQYPDTKVEVVEPFMVRSWMAALKEKNEAGNKSIHRKASSLKSFYRFLLKESVIIRSPLATLVLPKLNKRLPSFLKEEEAFELISEKRIEGIIDEKDFWEQRTNHLIVKLFYESGIRLSELINLKENQIDESYCQIRVLGKGNKERIVPISKDLLTDMQLYLTEKSNRLEGVDNFFVMKNGKALYPKKVYNAVKKLLSEVTSMQKKSPHILRHSFATHLMNHGADLNAVKELLGHTSLAATQVYTHNTIEKLKDIHKKAHPKA